In bacterium, the DNA window TTCCGCGCGCGCCACTTAACGCTGCGCCATTAGAAACATGTAGTTATATTGATCAAGCCGCGATTTTTTATAAGTCTGCATACGTTGTGCGTGCTGTTTTTAAAAAAAATAATCAACAAAAGCGTGGGCCTGCGAGTCAGGTTACCATTGTTCAAGAATAAATAAAAAATGCGTCTAAAAAAAACTCCCTCCAACTTAGGACAAGCTGGAGGGTTGGGGGGGCGAACAATACAAAAGTACTGTTCATTTAGGGATTTTTTTACAAAAATATTACTGAATTATCATTCAATCTTAGCTTGTTGACTTATGCTTGCAAAAGGGTAGCAGCCTGATAATTCTATGTCAAGAAAAAAACTTTTCTACTCGATCTGTTTTTTTTAAAATTAACATTTTGTTTATTAAATAAAATATAATGAGTGAGAGATAGAGAGAGAATACTTTAGAAAATATGAGTGTGGTTTACTTAAAAAATAACCTACGATTTTTTACCTCGTAGGTTATTTTTTTTTAATTACAAGAAAGTTTATTTTGAACGAGAATCTGAATTGCGTTTTGTTGGTGTGTGCACTGTTTCTGGTGCATGAAGCATGGCAACTTCTTCTTGAGTCAAATAGCGCCAGTTACCTTTAGTTACGCCGCGCTTAGTAAGCGAAGAGTAGGCAACACGGTCAAGCTTGCCCACGTGATAACCAAGATGCATAAAAATTCTGCGAATAATGTGGTAGCGACCACTATGCAACTCAATACCAATATGGTGCCTGCCTTTTCCTTGTACAAAATAGGCACGGTCAGCCTTAACTCTACCATCACGGAGTGTTATGCCGTTTCTAATTTTTTCTAAATCGCGTTCATGCAATGCGCGGTCAATGACGGCGTGGTAAACTTTTTTTCTGGCAAAGCGTGGATGAGCAAGTTGTTGAGCCAGATCACCATCATTGGTCATAATCAAGACACCGGTCGTATCTTGGTCAAGGCGCCCGACAGGGTAAATGCGTTGCTTGCCTGGCAAGTTGACCAACTCCATAACGGTTCTCTCGTTGTTTGGGTCTGACAGCGAGGAGACGTATCCTTCGGGTTTATTAAGAAGGATATAGATCTTCTTTTCAGGTCGAACAACTTTGCCTTGGCAGGTGATTCTAGCGGTAGGGTCTATGCGTTCGCTGGGGTTTTTAACAATAGCCCCGTTGATGGCGATAAGCCCTTCATTGATCAAATCGGTCACTTTTCGACGCGATGAAAGCCCACAGTGGGCCAAGTATTTGGTTAATTGTATTTTTTGGTTTGTTTCCATAAGTATCCTCACCATCAAGAATACTCCAAGAATGGTCTTTTGGCTAATGTTTCCCAGTTTTTCAGCCATATGAGTTAAATAAGGTTTCGTTGGTGGTTGACTTTTAGCGCTTAATTAACTATTGTTTTAATAGTACTATTTTTTTAAACATTTAGAAAGGGATGATCTTCTACCTTATTTTACTGGCTTTTGGGTTAATTTTTTCAAAGAAAGGGTATTTTATGAACCGGCAGATAAGTAACGAACAAGCGGCTTTTTCAATCGATAAACAAGCAGCGTTGCGTCAAATAAATGATATCTACGGAGTGATTAAAGGCAATCTCAAGGTAGCAATTTCGGGACCTAAGATGATGGTGATGGGAACCGGCGTGGCGCTTATTCCACTGGCAGAATGGTTTTTAAATACGACGATTGATCCATTTATTTTTGGTGTTACAACGGCAGCGCCTGCGCTTATTTTTGTTTTAAGAACGATATTTTATTGGTGTGTTTTTGGTTTTATTCCACGGTTGTTTCGTCATCAAAAATCTGAGCGCAATGCTCTTCTAGAACAATTGTTTGAAGTTGGCAAATTGTTTCCCATCATTCCAGTAGCTATGTCTGCTGCGTTAGCGTTTGTGGGACAGACTGAAATCATTTCGCCGATCGTTCTTATTTTAATTGGAACTTTATTTGTTTGGTTTGGTCAATTTACGTCGCGCATTGTGAGTGTTGCAGCTTGGGCAAATATTGTTGCTGGCATTATTGGTATTTGTATTAGTCAACTTTCCATCAATCATTTGTGGGCGTATCTTGTTGCTTATCAAGGGTGTACTTTTATTATCATGGGTGCAGCTCTTTGGTATGTACAAAAAAACATAGTTCAATCGTAAGGATGGGCGATGCATGATGTATTGGATCGTGTCCTCCATCAACCCATTCGGACACGAATTATGGCATATTTGTTGGTGTCTGGGTCGTGTACGTACAGCGGCCTTAAAACAATGTTTGATCTTTCTGATGGTCATATGACAACGCATATGCGGGAACTTTTAGAGCATGAGTATGTTGAAATGAAAAAACATTTGTTGCCAATAAGCCACAAACGACGTATTACCTTACGCTCAAAGGGCAGAAAGCTTTTTCTGATTATATCGCCGTTTTAAAAAAGATAATTTCAGCAGAATAAGATTTGAAAATCTTCTTACAAAAATTGTTGGCTCATAAAAAGCATATGCGGCAAATATTTCTTTAAATATCGGCCGCATATGCTTTTTTACTTTTGATACAATCTTTTGGTGGGTTGATTAAAATTCAAAATCTGGGGGTATGTCATAGTATTTGTCGATATTTTTTTTGAGCAAAGATGCAAAGCCTTGTAATCGTTTGTTCGGGCCGTTGCTTTTTTCCTTGATTATGGGAAGAGCTGCTTTTATTGCAGGTTCATATCCTTGTTGAAATAGTGTGTCGAAAAGTTCGAGTGATAAGTGCTGTTCTGCGATTGATTTATTGCTATTGTTTATCGCCAGTTGCAAGGTAGTTTTAAGAGCAGGGATATAGTGCTGTGCACAAA includes these proteins:
- a CDS encoding transcriptional regulator, translated to MHDVLDRVLHQPIRTRIMAYLLVSGSCTYSGLKTMFDLSDGHMTTHMRELLEHEYVEMKKHLLPISHKRRITLRSKGRKLFLIISPF
- a CDS encoding rRNA pseudouridine synthase, coding for METNQKIQLTKYLAHCGLSSRRKVTDLINEGLIAINGAIVKNPSERIDPTARITCQGKVVRPEKKIYILLNKPEGYVSSLSDPNNERTVMELVNLPGKQRIYPVGRLDQDTTGVLIMTNDGDLAQQLAHPRFARKKVYHAVIDRALHERDLEKIRNGITLRDGRVKADRAYFVQGKGRHHIGIELHSGRYHIIRRIFMHLGYHVGKLDRVAYSSLTKRGVTKGNWRYLTQEEVAMLHAPETVHTPTKRNSDSRSK